Proteins encoded by one window of Sulfolobales archaeon:
- a CDS encoding sodium:solute symporter family protein, with protein MIELVVVLVGYLLLLGFVSLWSRIRTRVGDPVDYFIASRGLTGFISAMTYATTTYSAFMMVGLVGLSYATGVGALVFELSYLISTIAILSIVGVRIWEISRERGYITPTQLLRDMYGSYWATVFVVFMIAIALIPYSSVQIIGPAVILSGISRGAIDYQTAATISAIVIILTTLTAGMRSIAWTDAVQGFIMIFSAVAFLLWLAVRLPPEAISSLGDLGLLSPLNSFWTPYTLIAYTTPWIFFAITNPQVFQKLYIPKDRRAYTRMVLYFSIFGLAYTIISVLVGLIARGLEETGVLDIRIDRDWNKVTPQLLSSTPIILTALVGISIIAAATTTINSIILTISSMISYDTPVPERIKLLIGKIMVVILTLIVYLFALARPGFVVDLAVASSTILLPLLPLYLFSIYGRANKISYIATVFICLPLSLYMVLARVVTAYIPRELVILLLSLIVYLVALLPSRILGRSARR; from the coding sequence TTGATTGAATTAGTTGTAGTGCTAGTAGGATATCTACTGCTACTAGGATTTGTATCTCTATGGAGTAGGATCCGAACTAGAGTAGGAGATCCTGTGGATTACTTCATAGCTAGTAGAGGGCTTACAGGTTTCATCTCGGCGATGACTTATGCTACTACTACTTATAGTGCTTTTATGATGGTGGGTTTGGTAGGGCTCTCCTATGCTACTGGTGTAGGTGCTCTGGTGTTCGAGCTTTCTTATCTGATATCAACGATAGCAATACTATCTATTGTAGGCGTGAGAATATGGGAGATTTCTAGGGAGAGAGGGTATATAACTCCTACACAACTGCTTAGAGATATGTATGGTTCTTACTGGGCTACTGTTTTCGTGGTTTTCATGATCGCGATCGCTTTAATACCTTATTCATCTGTTCAGATAATAGGTCCTGCCGTGATACTCTCAGGTATAAGTCGTGGTGCGATTGATTATCAGACTGCTGCTACTATATCCGCTATAGTGATAATTCTGACAACTCTAACAGCTGGGATGAGATCGATTGCTTGGACTGATGCTGTTCAGGGTTTTATAATGATATTCTCGGCAGTAGCATTCCTATTATGGCTTGCTGTCAGACTGCCTCCGGAAGCTATATCATCTCTAGGAGATCTAGGGCTTTTAAGTCCTCTAAACAGCTTCTGGACTCCATATACTCTGATAGCCTATACAACACCTTGGATATTCTTTGCGATAACTAATCCACAGGTTTTCCAGAAACTATACATACCTAAGGATAGAAGAGCTTATACTAGGATGGTTCTATACTTCTCGATATTCGGACTGGCGTACACTATAATATCTGTTCTAGTAGGGTTAATAGCTAGAGGACTTGAGGAGACAGGAGTTCTAGATATTAGAATAGATAGGGATTGGAATAAGGTCACACCACAGCTTCTAAGCAGTACACCAATAATACTCACAGCTTTAGTAGGCATATCTATAATAGCTGCTGCAACAACTACCATCAACTCTATAATACTCACTATATCATCTATGATCTCTTACGACACACCTGTTCCAGAGAGGATTAAACTGTTAATAGGCAAGATAATGGTTGTGATCCTAACATTAATCGTATATCTCTTCGCTCTAGCTAGACCGGGATTTGTGGTAGATCTTGCGGTGGCATCTTCTACAATACTTCTACCACTACTACCTCTATATCTATTCTCGATATATGGGCGTGCTAACAAGATCTCGTATATAGCAACTGTATTCATATGCCTGCCACTATCTCTCTACATGGTTCTAGCCAGGGTGGTGACAGCTTATATTCCAAGAGAGCTGGTTATACTGCTGCTCTCGTTAATAGTTTATCTAGTAGCACTGTTGCCCAGCAGGATTCTAGGTAGATCTGCTAGAAGATAG
- a CDS encoding dolichol kinase gives MSLLETYISRLIPSNMFSETAYSIALLIYVLAVVYATKLVYSILSRRNMPHNVIVYYNRKIIHVFAGGVVALLVPIFFTSPLLPMILALALAIMNWIPHRTGKLLYWYQVEDNMYEVNFCIAWGLIIAVSWIFFGTPLYGIIPVLFMSFGDAATGFVRNTLYRKRTKSWWGNLAMFIVCASISYYYIGLWGIPVAAVASFIEHYEFNPIDDNILISVSTFLLLIILSSLGLIS, from the coding sequence ATGAGTCTCCTGGAAACCTATATATCGCGTCTGATACCATCTAATATGTTTTCAGAGACAGCATACTCTATAGCTCTCCTCATATATGTTCTAGCTGTTGTCTATGCTACGAAGCTTGTGTATAGCATTCTATCTAGGAGAAACATGCCTCATAATGTGATCGTGTACTATAATAGGAAGATAATCCACGTGTTTGCCGGAGGTGTTGTAGCTCTTCTAGTTCCGATCTTCTTCACATCACCACTTCTACCTATGATCCTCGCACTAGCTCTCGCAATAATGAATTGGATTCCTCATAGAACTGGAAAACTCCTCTACTGGTACCAGGTTGAGGATAACATGTATGAGGTTAATTTCTGCATAGCATGGGGTCTTATAATAGCGGTTTCATGGATCTTCTTCGGAACACCTTTGTACGGTATTATACCAGTTCTATTCATGTCCTTCGGAGATGCTGCCACAGGTTTTGTGAGAAACACTCTGTATAGGAAGAGAACTAAATCTTGGTGGGGTAATCTAGCCATGTTTATAGTGTGTGCTTCAATATCTTACTACTATATAGGGTTATGGGGTATTCCTGTGGCAGCAGTAGCATCATTCATAGAACACTACGAGTTTAATCCTATAGATGATAATATTCTTATAAGTGTCTCAACATTTCTACTACTCATAATACTCTCAAGCCTGGGATTGATCTCCTGA
- the nagA gene encoding N-acetylglucosamine-6-phosphate deacetylase gives MHILRRIKIATPEKIIERGFIVIERGFIKDVGEGSPNTNLGSSEDLDSMIIIPGFVDTHTHGIEGLDITQDPTPETLEEISRRIIRYGVTSLTPTTVTAPHEILVKACESIRKYADSRKPGSSARILGIHLEGPYISREMAGAQNPDHIRIPRASEFREYWNASKGLISQITIAPEIEGGIEFIRYVREHGVVASAGHTNASYEIGVEAVRAGISKATHFLNAMRRFHHRDPGISLALLESEKVFLEIIADMIHLHPSVVKLLIRYAGADRIALVTDSISATGLEDGVYELGGLRVRVEKGVAKLADRDTLAGSTLTMIKAFRNIIDLGFSLADASRMSSLTPARSINADNKFMIGRIERRFRADLIALDEKLNIRRVYIDGEIAYEK, from the coding sequence ATGCATATTCTTCGAAGAATAAAGATCGCAACACCCGAGAAAATTATTGAGAGAGGATTCATAGTTATCGAGAGAGGATTTATAAAAGATGTAGGCGAAGGATCTCCGAACACAAACCTCGGATCTTCAGAAGACCTCGATAGCATGATAATCATCCCAGGATTCGTAGACACCCACACACACGGTATAGAAGGACTAGACATAACACAGGATCCAACTCCGGAAACCTTAGAAGAGATCTCTAGAAGAATCATCAGATATGGTGTGACATCTCTCACACCCACAACAGTCACAGCTCCTCATGAAATACTTGTAAAAGCTTGTGAAAGTATTAGAAAGTATGCAGACTCGAGAAAACCCGGTTCTAGCGCCAGGATTCTAGGTATTCATCTTGAAGGTCCTTACATATCTAGAGAAATGGCCGGCGCTCAAAACCCTGATCATATTAGAATTCCTAGAGCATCAGAATTTAGAGAGTACTGGAACGCCTCAAAAGGTTTGATCTCTCAGATAACTATAGCCCCTGAAATTGAAGGAGGCATAGAATTTATAAGATACGTAAGAGAACACGGTGTAGTAGCTAGCGCAGGACATACTAATGCATCTTACGAGATAGGTGTTGAAGCTGTTAGAGCTGGTATTTCTAAAGCAACTCATTTTCTCAATGCTATGAGAAGATTCCATCATAGAGATCCAGGGATCTCTCTAGCTCTTCTAGAATCAGAGAAAGTCTTTCTAGAGATCATAGCCGACATGATACACCTCCACCCCTCAGTAGTTAAACTCTTGATCAGATATGCAGGAGCTGATAGAATAGCTCTAGTAACAGATTCCATATCAGCAACAGGACTTGAAGACGGAGTATACGAGTTAGGAGGTTTAAGAGTTAGAGTTGAGAAAGGAGTTGCAAAACTAGCCGACAGAGATACTCTAGCAGGAAGCACTCTAACAATGATAAAAGCATTCAGAAACATCATAGACCTAGGCTTCAGCCTGGCAGATGCTTCGAGAATGAGTAGTCTTACTCCTGCTAGAAGTATTAATGCTGATAACAAGTTCATGATCGGAAGAATCGAAAGAAGATTCAGAGCAGATCTAATTGCTCTAGACGAGAAATTAAATATAAGAAGAGTATACATAGATGGAGAGATCGCGTACGAGAAGTAG
- a CDS encoding NUDIX hydrolase — protein sequence MYPRYSITSVGAILVRGEKILLVRRGFPPAKGMWSIPGGVVEAGERILDAARRELAEETGLEAEPLGVMFIVNVVVRDRIGRVLYHYTILDVLFDEKSLRGSLRAGGDASEVSWLDLEEVLRREDVARGTRAVASMLVSRGRDIMKTPVLNLVEVEDFEEA from the coding sequence GTGTATCCTCGTTATTCTATAACTAGTGTGGGAGCTATACTAGTAAGAGGAGAAAAGATTCTTCTCGTGAGAAGAGGGTTTCCTCCGGCTAAGGGTATGTGGTCTATTCCTGGAGGTGTTGTTGAAGCTGGTGAGAGGATCCTGGATGCCGCTAGGAGAGAGCTTGCGGAGGAGACAGGACTTGAAGCAGAGCCTCTTGGTGTGATGTTCATAGTTAATGTGGTCGTTAGAGATAGAATTGGTAGGGTTTTATATCATTATACGATACTTGATGTGCTCTTCGATGAGAAGAGTTTGAGAGGATCTCTTAGAGCTGGTGGTGATGCTTCTGAGGTATCATGGCTGGATCTAGAGGAGGTTTTAAGAAGAGAAGATGTGGCTAGAGGTACTAGAGCTGTGGCTAGTATGCTTGTGTCTAGAGGGAGAGATATTATGAAGACGCCAGTGTTAAACCTTGTAGAAGTAGAAGATTTTGAAGAAGCTTGA